One Mauremys reevesii isolate NIE-2019 linkage group 5, ASM1616193v1, whole genome shotgun sequence genomic window carries:
- the PPP2CB gene encoding serine/threonine-protein phosphatase 2A catalytic subunit beta isoform — protein MEEKGFSKELDQWIEQLNECKQLSESQVRSLCEKAKEILTKESNVQEVRCPVTVCGDVHGQFHDLMELFRIGGKSPDTNYLFMGDYVDRGYYSVETVTLLVALKVRYPERITILRGNHESRQITQVYGFYDECLRKYGNANVWKYFTDLFDYLPLTALVDGQIFCLHGGLSPSIDTLDHIRALDRLQEVPHEGPMCDLLWSDPDDRGGWGISPRGAGYTFGQDISETFNHANGLTLVSRAHQLVMEGYNWCHDRNVVTIFSAPNYCYRCGNQAAIMELDDTLKYSFLQFDPAPRRGEPHVTRRTPDYFL, from the exons atGGAGGAGAAGGGCTTCTCCAAGGAGCTGGACCAGTGGATCGAGCAGCTCAACGAGTGCAAGCAGCTGAGCGAGAGCCAGGTGCGGAGCCTGTGCGAGAAG GCTAAAGAAATACTTACAAAAGAATCAAATGTGCAGGAGGTGCGTTGCCCTGTTACAGTGTGTGGGGATGTCCATGGTCAATTCCATGATCTTATGGAACTCTTCAGAATTGGTGGGAAATCGCCAGACACCAACTACCTGTTCATGGGAGACTATGTGGATAGAGGCTATTATTCGGTGGAAACAGTGACTCTTCTTGTAGCGCTAAAG GTGCGTTATCCAGAACGCATTACAATACTGAGAGGAAATCATGAGAGCAGACAAATTACACAAGTGTATGGCTTTTATGATGAGTGTCTACGAAAGTATGGAAATGCCAATGTTTGGAAGTATTTCACAGATCTGTTTGATTATCTTCCACTTACAGCTCTAGTAGATGGCCAG ATATTCTGTCTCCATGGGGGTCTCTCTCCATCTATAGATACACTGGATCATATCAGAGCTCTGGATCGTCTACAGGAAGTTCCACATGAG GGCCCAATGTGTGATCTTTTATGGTCAGATCCAGATGATCGTGGAGGCTGGGGTATTTCTCCACGTGGTGCTGGCTACACGTTTGGACAGGATATCTCTGAAACATTTAACCATGCCAATGGTCTTACACTGGTCTCCCGTGCTCACCAACTTGTGATGGAG GGGTACAACTGGTGTCATGATCGAAATGTGGTTACCATTTTCAGTGCACCCAATTACTGTTATCGTTGTGGGAACCAGGCTGCTATCATGGAACTAGATGACACTTTAAAATATTCCTT